The Anas platyrhynchos isolate ZD024472 breed Pekin duck chromosome 34, IASCAAS_PekinDuck_T2T, whole genome shotgun sequence genome contains a region encoding:
- the LOC119714701 gene encoding latent-transforming growth factor beta-binding protein 4-like produces the protein MAEHRALCPHGTGQTTGPQGSAADVDECRVFAPQLCRGGVCINAAPGFSCYCPSGYYYEQEHLQCVDIDECQDEDAEPCIGGRCVNTVGSYFCSCAPPRCWTAPSAAASPTTPAPWRRTQLCAGRRLAPTWCAGARGWTGRRPTPSAAASTARPGAWTAPCAPRDTQPHGVAERPGRASEDDPRDEALPPELCGVLSGCEHGRCVRVPQGFTCACDPGYRLDAARVACVDLDECSEAALCRGGRCLNTPGSFRCLCPPGSVLAQGPPRCVSARPPA, from the exons atgg ccgagcaccgagccctctgcccccacggGACCGGCCAGACCACggggccccagggctcagcagcag atgtggacgagtgccgggTGTTCGCGCCgcagctgtgccgggggggggtctgcaTCAACGCCGCCCCcggcttcagctgctactgCCCCAGCGGCTACTACTACGAGCAGGAGCACCTGCAGTGCGTgg atattGACGAGTGCCAGGACGAGGACGCGGAGCCGTGCATCGGGGGCCGCTGCGTCAACACGGTGGGCTCCTACTTCtgctcctgcgcccccccccggtgctggaCGGCTCCCAGCGCCGCTGCGTCACCAACGACACCCGCGCCATGG AGGAGGACCCAGCTGTGTGCTGGCAGGAGGTTGGCCCCGACCTGGTGTGCGGGCGCCCGCGGCTGGACCGGCAGGCGACCTACACCGAGTGCTGCTGCCTCTACGGCGAGGCCTGGGGCATGGACTGCGCCCTGTGCCCCGCGCGACACTCAG CCCCACGGCGTGGCCGAGCGGCCGGGGCGAGCCAGCGaggacg acccccgggacgaggcgctgccgccggagctgtgcggggtgctgagcgGCTGCGAGCACGGGCGCTGCGTGCGGGTGCCCCAGGGTTTCACCTGCGCCTGCGACCCCGGCTACCGGCTGGACGCGGCACGCGTGGCCTGCGTGG ACCTCGACGAGTGCTCGGAGGCcgccctgtgccggggggggcgctgcctcaacacccccggctccttccgctgcctctgcccccccggctctgtcctggcgcagggacccccccgctgCGTCTCCGCGCGCCCCCcggcctga
- the LOC140000865 gene encoding maestro heat-like repeat-containing protein family member 1 yields MPQPPAQRRCRNRPAEDSLLAVERTPVEAFLPEEDSSPAEAIAQAAGSSQVEESQDDVQWLDPSKAWKLCKDSAVKFIRAYVRGTEKDDEEQKMLFLSKICDLCRCVTERGVPMNLHGFCSKHKLVENIMALLEKEPVDSLRTAFRQKAMETVALLSNTVPTALRGKKKRLLLVCCKSIFFLPPESDVPETERALFTEALLHFAHSKNPAVRERAVRMIERLGDLYFEAENAY; encoded by the exons atgccgcaaccgcccgcccagaGGAGATGCCG caaccggccagcagaggacagcttgctggcagtggaaagaaccccagtcgaggcctttttgccggaagaggacagcagcccggcagaggccattgctcaggcagcgggcagcagccaggtagaggagagccaggacgacgtacagtggctggatccca gtaaggcatggaaactgtgcaaaGACTCGGCCGTgaaattcatcagggcgtatgtcagaggcacagaaaag gacgacgaggagcagaagatgctgttcctcagcaaaatctgcgatctgtgcagatgtgtcacagagaggggtgtgccaatgaacttgcatggcttctgcagcaaacataagctggtggagaacatcatg gcgctgctggaaaaggagcccgtggacagcttgcgcacagcattccggcagaaggccatggagactgtcgccctcctcag caacaccGTACCGACAGCACTGCGTGGCAAAAAGAAGAGACTCCTGCttgtgtgctgcaagagcatcttctttctgcctcccgagtcagatgtgccagagacagaaagagcgcTCTTCActgag gcgCTGCTGCACTTTGCCCACTCCAAAAACCCAGCTGTGcgtgagagagctgtgaggatgattgagaggctgggtgatttGTATTTTGAGGCCGAG aatgcatattga
- the LOC119714711 gene encoding potassium channel subfamily K member 6-like translates to MSPPMSPPPPRGYREETAGPMVAACDRPRDIPMALTGGGGGGGTHTESGPPPSHVRGVGSPLWGPLWGRPWGAAMGRGVALGLLLVAQGGLLLLGTLGLWVLEGGARTLGPPPGTLNASGTPRWDLASAFFFSTTLLTTVGYGPVAPLSPGGKAFCLAYAALGVPFTVLTLAVVARWLLVPVTWWPRRYLRTRWGWSPRGAAGLHLGLLAGAVAGGFVLLPAAALWALGGSGSFLDAVFFCGMAVTTVGLGDAAGAPEGQPPRHLYQVALAAYLLLGVTAALLLLAAFQQLLELHGVSAVLRPPPGPPRGGRGAAGRGGAINGGLEARRARCGHWGGSDICRQ, encoded by the exons atGTCCCCCCCTATGTCACCACCACCGCCCCGGGGCTATCGGGAGGAAACCGCGGGTCCCATGGTGGCAGCGTGTGACCGGCCCCGTGACATCCCCATGGCGTTgacgggggggggcgggggggggggcacacacacagaatcggggcccccccccagccatgTCCGGGGGGTGGGATCTCCACTATGGGGCCCGCTATGGGGCCGGCCGTGGGGCGCTGCCATGGGGCGCGGGGTggcgctggggctgctgctggtggcccagggggggctgctgctgctgggcaccctggggctctgggtgctggaggggggggcgcggacCCTCGGGCCCCCTCCCGGGACCCTCAATGCCTCCGGAACCCCGCGGTGGGACCTGGCCTccgccttcttcttctccaccaccCTGCTCACCACTGTGG gctacgGCCCCGTAGCCCCCCTGTCCCCGGGGGGCAAAGCCTTCTGCTTGGCCTACGCGGCGCTGGGCGTCCCCTTCACGGTGTTGACGTTGGCGGTGGTGGCCCGGTGGCTTTTGGTGCCGGTCACCTGGTGGCCCCGGCGCTACCTGAGGACGCGGTGGGGttggagcccccggggggccgccgggctccatttggggctgctggcgggggcggtggcggggggcttcgtgctgctgcctgccgccgccctgtgggccctggggggctccgggagctTCTTGGATGCCGTCTTCTTCTGTGGCATGGCCGTCaccaccgtggggctgggggacgcggcgggggcaccggaggggcagcccccgcgccaCCTCTACCAGGTGGCCTTGGCCG cctacctgctgctgggggtgacggcggcgctgctgctgctggcggccttccagcagctgctggagctgcacggggTCAGCGCCgtgctgcgccccccccccggacccccccgaggaggacggggggctgctggacgaGGGGGGGCAATAAACGGGGGGCTCGAAGCGCGACGGGCTCGCTGTGGtcactggggggg ctccgatATATGCAGACAATAA